The window AGGAAATAGCCGTCGGCATCAAGACCGGTCTTGAAAGTGCCGCCACTTGGCTGACGGAATTTCGCCCACCCTTCTTCCACGTCGCGCACCGGGGCGACACGGCCGAAGAACAGCCCCTTGGCGTCGTTGCTTTTCAGGTACACGGATTCGGGCAGTTGCTTGACGCAACCGCACGCCAAACCTGCCAGGGCTAGACTCAACAGCAGCGCGATAACGCGATTCACCGGAATAGCCTCCAAAACAAACGAACCCGCCCCTCGAGGGACAGGTTCGTGATGGTGAACTTTAGTTTGTCGTCGGTCAGAATATATATTCGGGATTGATCGCCGGGTCCAGACTCGGCAGATAGAACGTCGTCACTTCGTAGATCCCGTCCAGTTCGCGGTAGAAAGTCCACGCCACACCGGCAAAAACACCGTAGGTCAAACCCGTGAGGAATTCGCCGACGCTTTCGCCTTTTTCCGCTTCGATGACCGGCTGCTTGAGCAACTCAATGGGCCCGGTACCGATGTTCACCAGCCCGCGACCGAGTTTCTTAGTCGCGTCGAAGAAGGGGCTCGGATAAGGGCCCACGATCTTGCTGTAGCTGGAAATGATATGGCCACCGATATAATCGTCGGCCTGAGCCATGCCGGCGAAGGCTAAGCTGAGAAGGAGCGAAACCGCGATAAGCAAACCGATCCGTTTCATCGATTTTCTCCCTACCATTGGAATGTGAGATTCAAGCCGCCGGAGTACGTCAGTGAGCTTTCAAGATCTTCCTTGAAGAGCATCACGTCGTCGGCCGCGAATCCCGCGATGGTGTCGCCGATAACGAAGTTTTTCCAGATACGAAGGTCCACGCCGATACTGAACCACGGAGCGAGCATGAAATCCACGCCGCCGCCGAGGTTCATATAAACGGTATTGTAACCGTCGTAATCTTCACCGTCGAACGCCCGTTGAACGTCGGGGTAGTCTTGGATGACCCACATCAGCGGCATCCAACCCATACCCATGCGGTAGTAGGGTTGGACGAGCACGAAGTCGGCATCCCGGAAACGATCGCGCGGGTACAGTTTACCGGACACGCCGATACCGCCCATGCCGCCCGTTTCCTGCCCAATACCACCCCAAGTGGCGGATTCCAAAATGGTCTCCACGTCATCGCCGGATGGATTGGTGGTAATCAGCGGCGTGAAATCAAGCTGAATGGAAAAATTGTTGGTGATGCCGTACCCGAAAAACAGCGTTCCGCCGAATCCCGGATCAAAGTTGTCGGCCATCCACCCCGTGTAGCCGTGGTAACCGCCATCGACACCGATGATAAAAACGTTGTCGACTTTTTCGGCGGCCGTAGCGAACGAAGCGGATGCCAAAAACACGAGTAGAATGACGGCTGCTAAGCTCTTGCGGCTCATACTTCCCTCCGAAGCCTTAGCCAAGAAAGTCCTGGATAATTCACCTGATTGTCTTTTGGATACTTGGTTGCGAAAGAAAAGTCAAGGAACTTCTCTTTTTTTCGCCTATCAACAGAGTTATGGTACACGCCTTAAGAAGGCGCTTGATGTTTATTTCCATCGGCGTTTTCGGCGGCTTTTTTGTGGGCCGCTGTCTCCGAGTCCACAAATTTCTTGATGTAGTCGTAGCCGGAATACATCGTGTAGAAAACCGCCACGTACATCGAGATTGTTCCCACGTTGTGGTAGGTCAACCAGTCGAGCCAAGTCGGCACTAAGCCTAAGCCGAAATCGAGCGAACCGTGCAAAAGCAAGCATACGATGGCGATATCCTGCCAAACGGTTTTGCTCTTTCCCAGATTGCTCGCGGCGATCACGGTGCCACGCGTACTGGCCACGCCCCGCAGGCCGGTAATTACCATCTCTCTTAGGATGATGATCAGCCCGATCCAGGCTGGCAAGCGGTCCAGATTGATCAATAATATCAAGGCAGTGGTTACCATCACCTTGTCGGCCAGCGGATCGAGGAACTTACCGATATCGGTAACCTGACCTGTTTTGCGCGCCAAGTAGCCGTCGAGGATGTCGCTGAGCGCGGCAATCAAGAACACCGCTCCCGCCGCCACGCCGTAGAAAATCGTACCGCCGTCGGTGTTCAGGTATTTCTCCAGATAGAGAAATAGGAACAGAAACGGCGCCATTCCGAGTCGCCCCAGGGAAACCATGTTCGGGGTGGTCAGGAAGTCTTCTTGCTTCATGTTATTGGTTCCGATAGTAGTCGCGCATCGCCAAAACCGATTGCACGAAGTGAGCCGTTTCCGCAATTGTCGGGATCTCACCCGCTTTGGGCACGGCACCGGGACCCGCATTGTAGGCCGCCAACGCCAAGGACACGTTGCCGTCATATTCGGCCAACAAATAGCGCATATAACGAGCGCCGCCCGCCGCCGATTCGACAGGATTCATCGAATTGCGAACACCGAACTTGCGCCCTGTGGCGGGCATGAATTGCAGGAGCCCCTGCGCGCCCATCGGGGAGACCACGTAGGGCCGAAATCGCGACTCGGTCCAAGCGATCGCGCACAACAGTTCGGGTTCCACACCGTGTCGCAACGCCGCGCCGGAGACAATCGCCATCAGTTCCTTTTGGCGGAAGGGACGCCGTAGCGCCGCGCGTTGCTCCGCTTCCCGCCGTGTTTCTTCCAACAGCATTCGCTCGCGTCCGTCGGGCGGCAAATTCGTATAACTCCACACGGTTTGCGGGTCGTTAATGACGATCACCCCGCTTCCCGCGCTGGAAACCCACGTTGTGACGAGTAGCAGGGCTAACCCCGCGACCAATGCAATCCGCATGATTCTTCGGCCTTCCCCCTTTGTTCGAGCCTCCAAAGATAGGCGGGTCGCATTCGCCATGTCAAGCGATACCCGCCCTCCCCGGCGTCGACTTGGAAGCCCAAAGCCTTGACAAATCGGCGAAAAAGCGCAGAAACTCGCCTTCGACCTCAAGAAGGAACTCGCTATGCCTCATGTGTCGGACGTTCTGGTCCTGGGAAGCGGTGTGGCCGGATTGATTACCGCGCTTCAGCTTGCTGATTCCATGGACGTAACTTTGGTCACTAAGTCCTCCATCGATGAATCGAACACCAAATATGCCCAGGGAGGCGTAGCCGCCGTCACCTCACTGGAAGATAGTCTCGAATTGCACGTGGCCGACACACTCGATGCCGGGGCCGGCTTGTGCAATGAGGATGTCGTGCGGATGGTCGTATCCGAGGGCCCGGCGCGTATTCGCGAATTGATCGACCTTGGGGTGACCTTCGACCGGCGCAATGAAGATCCCGCCAAGTTCGACCTGCACCGCGAGGGCGGTCACTCCAAGCGGCGGATATTGCATGTCGGCGATTTAACCGGCGCGGAAATCGAGCGGGTGTTGGTCCAGCGCGTACAGGACCACGATCGTATTCACGTTTTCGAGAATCACTTCGCCATTGACTTGATCACGACCTCGAAATTCTACCACAACCGGGTCGCCGATCAGTGTCTCGGCGCGTACGTACTCGATAAGCAATCCGGCGAAGTGCTAACGATTCTGGCCACCTATACCGTCATGGCGACCGGCGGGGCGGGAAAAGTGTATTTGATCACCAGCAATCCCGATGTCGCCACCGGGGACGGCCTGGCCATCGCCTGGCGCGCCGGCGCGGCGATCGGTGCCATGGAATTCTATCAATTTC of the Candidatus Lernaella stagnicola genome contains:
- a CDS encoding exosortase system-associated protein, TIGR04073 family, which produces MKRIGLLIAVSLLLSLAFAGMAQADDYIGGHIISSYSKIVGPYPSPFFDATKKLGRGLVNIGTGPIELLKQPVIEAEKGESVGEFLTGLTYGVFAGVAWTFYRELDGIYEVTTFYLPSLDPAINPEYIF
- a CDS encoding outer membrane beta-barrel protein, with amino-acid sequence MSRKSLAAVILLVFLASASFATAAEKVDNVFIIGVDGGYHGYTGWMADNFDPGFGGTLFFGYGITNNFSIQLDFTPLITTNPSGDDVETILESATWGGIGQETGGMGGIGVSGKLYPRDRFRDADFVLVQPYYRMGMGWMPLMWVIQDYPDVQRAFDGEDYDGYNTVYMNLGGGVDFMLAPWFSIGVDLRIWKNFVIGDTIAGFAADDVMLFKEDLESSLTYSGGLNLTFQW
- the pgsA gene encoding CDP-diacylglycerol--glycerol-3-phosphate 3-phosphatidyltransferase, which encodes MKQEDFLTTPNMVSLGRLGMAPFLFLFLYLEKYLNTDGGTIFYGVAAGAVFLIAALSDILDGYLARKTGQVTDIGKFLDPLADKVMVTTALILLINLDRLPAWIGLIIILREMVITGLRGVASTRGTVIAASNLGKSKTVWQDIAIVCLLLHGSLDFGLGLVPTWLDWLTYHNVGTISMYVAVFYTMYSGYDYIKKFVDSETAAHKKAAENADGNKHQAPS
- a CDS encoding lytic transglycosylase domain-containing protein: MRIALVAGLALLLVTTWVSSAGSGVIVINDPQTVWSYTNLPPDGRERMLLEETRREAEQRAALRRPFRQKELMAIVSGAALRHGVEPELLCAIAWTESRFRPYVVSPMGAQGLLQFMPATGRKFGVRNSMNPVESAAGGARYMRYLLAEYDGNVSLALAAYNAGPGAVPKAGEIPTIAETAHFVQSVLAMRDYYRNQ